Proteins encoded in a region of the Solanum dulcamara chromosome 9, daSolDulc1.2, whole genome shotgun sequence genome:
- the LOC129903566 gene encoding uncharacterized protein LOC129903566, protein MNSARFPILAEMARDVLAVPVSSVASESAFSTGGRLLDSFRSSLTPNLVQALVCLQDWLRSEKLQQSVSVEEDLDNLEQLEQDLASAGKYPTPTFYTLFFLGNFLALVEWDNAYPRHAAMAIAQVVMAFGHFFFAMGCPRAMYIGTLLVGLGYEAHWAIVPAAASELFGLKNFGALYNFLTIANPAGSLVFSSLVASSIYDMEAEKQAQKPHEGQLNLESVLTSFFTHG, encoded by the exons ATGAACTCAGCTAGATTTCCTATTCTTGCTGAAATGGCTCGTGATGTATTAGCTGTACCAGTTTCAAGTGTAGCATCTGAATCTGCATTTAGTACGGGAGGACGTCttcttgattcatttaggaGTTCATTGACTCCTAATTTAGTGCAAGCTCTAGTGTGTCTTCAAGATTGGCTTCGAAGTGAAAAATTACAACAATCTGTTAGCGTTGAGGAAGATCTTGATAATCTCGAACAGCTTGAACAAG ATTTAGCCAGTGCTGGAAAATATCCTACGCCTACA TTTTATACGTTGTTCTTTTTAGGAAATTTTTTAGCTCTAGTTGAATG GGATAATGCATATCCAAGACATGCAGCTATGGCAATTGCCCAAGTCGTGATGGCCTTTGGTCATTTCTTCTTTGCCATGGGTTGCCCTAGAGCTATGTACATTGGTACTCTTTTGGTTGGACTTGGTTATGAAGCTCATTGGGCGATTGTGCCAGCTGCTGCTTCTGAATTGTTTGGCTTAAAGAATTTTGGGGCTTTGTACAATTTCCTCACTATTGCCAACCCAGCTGGTTCATTAGTATTCTCAAGTCTTGTTGCTAGTAGTATATATGACATGGAAGCTGAGAAGCAAGCTCAAAAGCCACATGAAGGACAGTTGAATTTGGAGTCAGTTTTGACAAGTTTTTTTACACATGGATGA